From Centroberyx gerrardi isolate f3 chromosome 10, fCenGer3.hap1.cur.20231027, whole genome shotgun sequence:
TCATGCATAAAGTTGCATCACATTTCCACTATATAATGAAACAACTTATTATGTAATATCATTTTTCATAGATTCAGTCTAATTATTTCCATCCTAGTGTCTCTGTCTTAGACGACACCATTACACAATAACCCTGAGTATTAATGTGGTGATTAGTATCACACAGACTGAGATTTGGAAATGAGGACAGTCCATAGCCAGAGGGCAGTGCTGCACCAATCAGTGTCTGCCTCCGTCTCTGGCTTCTGTCTAAACAGCTCTCCTTGCACCCTGTAGCCACCGGCTGCACCACAACACCTGCTCTCCTTAGACTACAGATCCCATAGATAACGTGCTCATCTTCCACTTCAATAACATCTATGTTGGAAAGTTATGCTCCTTGTGACAGAGTCAGGTTACAGATATTTACTGAGTGAAACTGAGCGCACTAGACATTTTTTGTTTCGAATAACAAGGTTGGTGGTTAACACACAGGTATCCCTCTAAGTGTACTATGCAGTCGTACTCACATCCTGCCACTTGTCCTCGCTCTCCTTCACCTGCTCGCGATACTTCTGCAGCTCCTCGTAGCGAGCCTGCCGTAGCACGGCGGGGTCCACTTGGATGTCATTCATTGATTTGCTCCTGTGAACAGCGAGATAGAGGAGGGGCAGACAGGAGAGCAAGTTGAAAACAGACCAGAGGGGCAGTCTGCAGCTCATGTGAGAGGCGTAGGGTACGTAAAGTTTGCATTTCCTGGCAGATTGCTTTATATGCAAAGTTAAACAAACTGTTGCAAAAGTTGAAAATGAGTTCCACTCCAGTTACAGTATGCATGCGTCATTTCTTACCATTACACCAAACAAGCTGTAGGAAAAAAACACGGCCTACAGATCCAAAATGTATTCCGCCTGTATTTCCCATCCGTATACTTGGCATTGAGGCTGAAAATGAGTTGCATTAATACCTGTGCCCGAGTGTtagtatgcacacacagcacacaggtCAACCACAAAAAAACTGGGGAGCAGTTTAAGCTCGATGGGTTAGAAACACATGCTGCAGCACTGTATTCACGGACATCACATCCAACCCTTCATGCAAAACAGCAAAGTCATTCAAAGCTTGCAGACTCTTGACAAGTTTACTCTTTGTTTTCACTTACCTGTAAAGGTTTATACGTGCGTCATATTGCTAACAGGAGTGCAAGGAGTGTTTAGGGACTCAAACAGAGCTTAGACCACCACTCTCTCATAACTCTCAGTGGGACACACTCGCCAGTTTGGGTAGATGACCCAGCGTATTGGTATTGTATGCATCCTTTCACTCCACTTTGTTGCTTTGTCAATAGAGCTTTGTTGAGCAATACCACCCCccaccaacccccacccccaacttGGCCCTGTGCCATACAATCCACAATGTTCTGTGTCAGCGTTTAGCAGCTAGAGAGTGAGAGCAGCAACACAAAAGCAGTAGGCAGCGGGGTGCGACTGTAGAGGGCAGAGCAAATGCAAACGTGCCACATTCCTGGGACCACGTATCAACTCACCCGTCGCTACCGTCGGGCATTTGGGGCAGTCTAGGAAACCAAAGAGAACCACAgacaaaaagtcacatttctGCAGACTGgcctctgtcactgtgtgtgtgtgagagtggacTGTCATTGCATAAgggtcgagagagagagaactggtgACTCTCACATCGGCTCGATTCCAACGTAAACCCAGACAGTTGAGACCCAAGACACGATTCCCCTGGTTTTCTCTTTCTACGGTGAAGAGGATAGAGTTCAAGGTGTGTATATAGTAGGCTTACACTACCGTATCACCTTTCCTTGGCCTGCCACTTGGCTGAGAAGGTGTGTGGACATGTATCTTTCTCTAAACAATAGTGCCTTTCTAGAGTCTCCAAGATGATGTCATTGGAAAGCACTTTCCATACACAAGTGAAGTAAATCCAGATGGCCTTGACTCAGGTTAAatggctgctttgtgtgtgtgtgtgtgtgtgtgcgtgtatgtgtgtgtgtgtgtgtgtgtgtgtgtgttcatgtcatgTACAAACACTGCGGTAtagatttgttttcatgttaccATGGAGTTAATAACTTTCATCTTCTTACAGAGCTATGAGGAATTTCTATAGGCTTTTATGTTCTCAATAGACACGACTACATTTAATGACCCTGCTTGGTGCAGTGTGTTCAGGACATGCCCCCGGTTATATTTGGCTATTACTCAGGCTTGAACCCTTCCACACTACCCCGCCCACTGCGCTGTCAGCTTTACATGTCAATGTGAAGTTCCCGTCGCTGAGAGGAAACAACATTGTGCTCTGGTCAGATCCATGTCGGTGCTGCGGTGAGGTCATCAGATGGCCGGTTCAATGCATTCCATCACAACATTTTTaagtctgtgtttttctttatttaagcTTGGATAAAGTTGTTCCATTCACAGGCAAACTCAGTCCaatagaagaaaaacaaaaacaaatgtaaaacacaGAATTTGGGTCTGTTTTCCAATGCTGATGATGTACTAAATCATTTTGGTCAATGCTGTAAGAGAATTCATGCATTATTGTTCATAAATAACACTTCaaaagacagcagcagaagGTTATGATGTACAGTAAGGCCATCCAATCTGGTATTTGCATTTATATCATTGTGTTGCAAAGGTACTACAGTATAACACATTGCTATTGTACAGTAAACTATAATGAAAGGCCCTATGAAGGCATTGTACACCATCTACCTGACTGGTAAATCCTCTTGTTTCAATTCTGAGGTAACagcaaacattaaaaacaagaaagaatcAATAAAGCTGGTGCTGCAGGTTATTTCACTACATTTCCTCCACTGGGGGTTGTGTTCAAATAGTCGCGATTGATCCAGTGAATGTGGAAGGCACCTATTAGTTTTCAAGAGGAAGTGCTCTGTTGGGTGAGATTCCCATCTGTGATTATGGTGGCCTTAGCACCAATCCATCATAAGGTATATCAACATGCAATGAAAGCCACTTCAAAAAGTGAAATGCCACTAATGAGCTCTCACAGAAATAatgaaaagagaatgaaaatgGAAGGATAAAACACACAACCTACAGTGTGAGTAAAAGCAACAGGCACTGTTACATCCGACCATTCCTACGATTTCAGAGCGGCTAGCCTCTCCACCATGAGCCTCTTCTTATACCTTAGCTGACTGGCTTCCCTAATAGCCTGCCACTTCAGCAGGTCACCTTCGCTACAGGAATTTGGCACTGAGGGAgtcatctgattggctgatgggcCTCTCAGTGACCCCTGACTCTGACTAGAACAAACCCCGAGCTTTCGGATCAGCATGTCATCAGTTCTGGGGCGCATCTCCTCCTTAACCTGATTGTTTTTATCCGCTGCTGCTTCCTGGGTCAAAGGACATGGAGGGCACAGGAGTCTGGCCTTGAGATTAGGAGGCAGGGCCCAGGGCTCTGGGATGGGCATGGGGGCATAGTGGTCAGGGGCACCTGAGAGAGGCTGTTGCTGCTGAGCCTGCTGGGGGTTGATCTTACGGTATACCACGTCGTCCCGCTCGATGTCGGGGAATTGGATCCTTTCCGTGGGGCTGTCAAGGCCTTGTGGCTGGGTGACGATATTGAGTTGCGGATCAGAAGAGTAGAGATGACGTCGGGAGCGGTTGGCAGACAGCTGAGTCTTCATCATAGCCAGGTCTGTGTTTTGCTGGAAGGTC
This genomic window contains:
- the LOC139930378 gene encoding LIM domain only protein 7-like, which produces MVFAPVDPTSGPRLVKCEKRPLLGRQDPREPPDHFDYESIFPDLENDDMFTRRTQTFQQNTDLAMMKTQLSANRSRRHLYSSDPQLNIVTQPQGLDSPTERIQFPDIERDDVVYRKINPQQAQQQQPLSGAPDHYAPMPIPEPWALPPNLKARLLCPPCPLTQEAAADKNNQVKEEMRPRTDDMLIRKLGVCSSQSQGSLRGPSANQMTPSVPNSCSEGDLLKWQAIREASQLRYKKRLMVERLAALKS